The nucleotide window CTACGCGATCATCCGCATGCTGCCGGAACTGAAGTCCAAGCTCCGGCCGGGCGGGCTTCTCATCACCGGCGGGATTCTGGCCGAGTTCCGTCCCGATGTTGAAGCCGCGTTGAGGCGGGAAGGCTTCGAAGTGATCGAAGCGCTTCAGGAAGAAGACTGGGTCACGCTCGTCGCGCGAAGGGGTGCTTCATGATAATGACGGCGTCTCGGTCTGTACATTCCCCCGAGAGCCCCGGCCAGGCCCCTCGTCATCTTGCGTCGGATCAATTCACCGGAGCTTTGTACAGGTCCAACATTCGAAAGCTGCGATAGGCGATCGTATTCGAGACCTGGGCGATCATTCCAATGCTGCCATCCGGCCGCACTTCAATGGATTGATTATAAGGACCGGGGATCGGGACCGGGATCCCCGCCAGAAAGTGATAGTCGCCGTTCAAGAGAAGAGAGGCGCTGCCCAGCGCCTGGGAATAAACCCCCAAATCGGTCAGGATCATCGGAGTCGCCGTCATCGTCGTTTGGTCGACATTCAGCACATAACCCCGACTGTTCGCGGTTGGGAACAGCGAATGGCGTGTATTGCCGTTATCAAACATCGACAGAACACTCGTGCCGTTCAGCTCAAAGCCCACGTCGTGCTGATGCGAAAACCAGGGATAGGGGTCGCTGGAATTGATCGTAAAGTCGCCGTCCTTCCCGAGTTTCCAAACCACGTCGCCCGTGCCGGTTCCGTTGTTATAGTCGATCTTGAACACCCAGTCCTGGTGACGCGCGGAATAGACCAAGCTCCCGTCCGAGACGTAGTCGATGGAGTTCCCGTGCAGCCAGTCGTTGGCCAGGCTGCCTAGGAACAAGGGGGGACATCCCCCCTGACCCTGCCGGCAGGTTTCGCCGAGCACCGCGGCGCGATTCACATCCAGATGGTCAAAGGAGTTCCAAAACCAGGCCACCTGCCAGTTCGTATCGAGATCGATGATCATGTCCCCGACGATATCCACGGGATTCGCGGCCGAAGATCCCTGGGTTCCGTCCGTAAAAACCTTTTCTGCAACGGCCAATACCACGGTATGCCCGTTCTTCAACCGAATGGCGTCGTGCGTAAACGAGCCGACAAGACACTGGGTGGAACCCAACTGGCACGAGGAGGTCTGCCCCATCGCCACCACTTGCTCGGAGACCCGCGCCGCGTTTGTCTCATGGATGACATTGCCCGTCAGGTCGATCTCCCTCAAGACGGCGTTCGGCCCGTACATCCCGTTCAAATCGGTTCCAACCGCCAGGAGCAAAATTGTTCCTCCGGCCACCGGCCCGGTGACCAAGGGTGTCGTCCCCGAAGGATCCTGATAATACCAGATCGGATAGCCCGACAGATCGAAGGCTACCGGAAAATAACCCACGGTGATCGGGGTCTCGAGCAACACGTGGTTGGCCAGGCTGTCCTGCAACCCCGGAGGATTGGGAAAAGTAACCGGAGGGAACGTGACCGTAGGGATCCCCGTCTGGAAAGCAAGCGTGGGTCCGGCCACGACCTTGAGTCCCGTTACCGTTTCCGAACGCATGTAGTACACCGAATCCGCCCGCATACCGGCGACATAAAAATTCATGCTGGCCGGCGGGACGCATGGAAGCCAGCCCGTGCTGTCGACATTGCCCACGGTCCCCTTGCGCCAGAAACGCACCTGCATGAAACTGCCCAACGAACAAGAGGGGGCGCTGAACAAAGCGATCAGCGGGTTGGCCGTCGCACTGACCACCGGGCTGCTCCCGGAAAGTCGCGACGTCAACTGGAAGCTGATGGACGCTTGAGCCGTGGCCTGCGTGGCGTTGTTTCGCGCCGTCACCTGGATCTGGAAAGTACCGTCGTACTTGGCCGGGGCCACCTGGAACGTGTTCGTCGTACTGTAATCCCGCATCATGATGAGCAGGTTGGGAGAGGGACCGGCACTGAAGCGGAAAGAAATCGTGCCGGGATCCGAGTCCGTGGCGGTCGCGGTCAGCGATATGGTTGTTCCGACCGGCTGGGGCGAGGCCGGCAACGCCGCAAGATCCACGGTTATGGCCGCCGCCGCTTGATAACTCGTTGCGGCTATTATGAATAAAACCGCGGGTAAAACGAAGCGTTTCTTTATTGAAAGCGGTGTCATAAGCTTTGCTCCTGATTTAGACCCCGGGGTTCCGGGCTGGAACATCGTATTCTTGGCCGCGTCCAGGGTGTCGGACGAAGCACCTGTTCTTGCACAAAAGCGGAAGCATTATAAATTTTTTCGGGCTCCAGGTCAATCCCTCGAAAGTGGGGTTTTCCACTCCGAAAAACCCCTACTGCGATGCCGTTGCGGGCCCGGGACGTTCAAACGCGGTCTCTATATATTGGTTCGGGACCTTACGGGGTTTCGGTGATCTGGGTGCGGCGTTCCTTGCCCGCGCCGCCGTAGACCATGAAGACTTTCTTCCCCTGCCGGACGTGGTAGACCGCCCAGGCGGGCGCTTTTCCGTCGTAGGAGGCGTCGGGGTCCTCGCCGGAGGCCTTGAGGTGGTCGGGATAGGTGATGCCGACGTCGACCACTTCGGCCAGAAGGCATTCGGTGGTAAAACCCTTGCCGGTCAGGGCGACCTTCATCAGGAGTTGATTGATCTGTTCCGGGTCGTTCATTTCGATCGATTGGGGCATCGTCGCTCACATCAATTTTTTCAACTCGGCTTCCATCACGGATACCCACCGCTCGACCGGCGCCTCGGCGTCCACGATGATCTCATACTTCCCGTTCGGGAGCTTCCTGACCTTTCCCGGCGCTTCCGGGCCGAGCGGGATCTCGATCCATTCGCGGTTGATACCGAGGCGGTCCGTCACCTCGAAGATCGCGTTGATTTCCTTCATTCCGACGACTTTGAGCAATTGTGTCCCCTCACGACAAAAAGTACCTAACGTAAGCGGGTCCTGTCCTTCGGCAGCCCCACTTCCGGCCACCCGCTTATCGGCCCATAACCTTACCATCCCCGCTCGCGGGTTGTCAAAAGACTTGACTTGGTTGCCAGATTTGGAATGATCGCGGGGACGGCGAAATCCGGCCGCCCCCGCGGGTCGTCACAGGTTGGGCTGGGGCGTGGTCCGAAGATAGGGCTTGATGACCTTGTGTCCCTTCGGAAACTTGCCCGCGATCTCCTCGTCTTTCACCGACGTGGCGATGATGCAGTCCTGCCCCGGCTTCCAGTCGGCCGGCGTCGCGACGCTGTATTTCGCGGTCAACTGCAGCGATTCGACCACGCGGAAGATCTCGTCGAAGTTCCGTCCCGTCGCGGCCGGATAGGTCAGGGTCAGCTTGAGCTTCTTGTCCGGGCCGATGATGAAGACCGACCGGACGGTCATGTTGTCGATCGCGTTGGGATGGATCATGTCGTACAGCAGGGCGACTTTCCGCTCGGGATCGCCGATGATCGGATAGTCGACCACGCAGTTCTGGGTCTCCTCGATGTCCTTGATCCATTTCGTGTGGTCGCCGATCGGGTCGACGCTCAGGGCGACGACCTTGACGCCCTTTTGGGCGAACTTGTTCTTGAGTTTCGCCACCGCGCCCAGCTCGGTGGTGCAGACCGGCGTGAAATCTTTCGGGTGGGAAAAGAAAATCACCCAGTTGTTCCCGATCCATTCATGAAAACGGATCGGACCCTGCGTGGATTCCGCCGTGAAATCCGGCACGATGTCTCCTAATCGAACGGCCATGGCTCCCTCCTTTAAATGGTTAAGTTCCGTGAATCCAGTCGTTTTAATCTCTAAAATAAGGTCGGACCTTTATTTATAAACCCCTAGCCGGGCCCTGGTCAAGAGGAAATTGGAGGGGGCGCCT belongs to Nitrospiria bacterium and includes:
- a CDS encoding aryl-sulfate sulfotransferase, producing MTPLSIKKRFVLPAVLFIIAATSYQAAAAITVDLAALPASPQPVGTTISLTATATDSDPGTISFRFSAGPSPNLLIMMRDYSTTNTFQVAPAKYDGTFQIQVTARNNATQATAQASISFQLTSRLSGSSPVVSATANPLIALFSAPSCSLGSFMQVRFWRKGTVGNVDSTGWLPCVPPASMNFYVAGMRADSVYYMRSETVTGLKVVAGPTLAFQTGIPTVTFPPVTFPNPPGLQDSLANHVLLETPITVGYFPVAFDLSGYPIWYYQDPSGTTPLVTGPVAGGTILLLAVGTDLNGMYGPNAVLREIDLTGNVIHETNAARVSEQVVAMGQTSSCQLGSTQCLVGSFTHDAIRLKNGHTVVLAVAEKVFTDGTQGSSAANPVDIVGDMIIDLDTNWQVAWFWNSFDHLDVNRAAVLGETCRQGQGGCPPLFLGSLANDWLHGNSIDYVSDGSLVYSARHQDWVFKIDYNNGTGTGDVVWKLGKDGDFTINSSDPYPWFSHQHDVGFELNGTSVLSMFDNGNTRHSLFPTANSRGYVLNVDQTTMTATPMILTDLGVYSQALGSASLLLNGDYHFLAGIPVPIPGPYNQSIEVRPDGSIGMIAQVSNTIAYRSFRMLDLYKAPVN
- a CDS encoding peroxiredoxin, whose product is MAVRLGDIVPDFTAESTQGPIRFHEWIGNNWVIFFSHPKDFTPVCTTELGAVAKLKNKFAQKGVKVVALSVDPIGDHTKWIKDIEETQNCVVDYPIIGDPERKVALLYDMIHPNAIDNMTVRSVFIIGPDKKLKLTLTYPAATGRNFDEIFRVVESLQLTAKYSVATPADWKPGQDCIIATSVKDEEIAGKFPKGHKVIKPYLRTTPQPNL